Sequence from the Cryptococcus neoformans var. grubii H99 chromosome 3, complete sequence genome:
CGATACGGTTGTTGTCCGACTTGCGAACCCGTCGAAGCGCAGTGATGTTAGCTTTGAGAAGGTAATGTTGGGCGAGATCTACGGAATGAGCCAGTTAGTGTATAAATAGAGGAAACGAAGAGATACGACTTGCCTGAAACACCCTTTTCAGTGAACACGAGATCTGGTTTGAATTCTATAATCTTGTCACACATAGCCTTGatctgctcctcctcaatTTGCAAGACTCTGTTCcagtcctcttccttggaGATCTCGATGTTGGTTTGACTTTCGCCCTTCTTGTACTCCAAAGGGCAGTCGAGCAAAATCACACGGGGACTATCGATCCGTCGTCGCATCTTAGGGTGAGTGACATCCTTGTTGATCATAACACCAGAAAGTACTCTGGACTCTTCAATTTCGCCACCGGGGACCTTTTCCACTCGAGCATAACGCTTCAAGTCGACTGTCTTGATGCTCACCTTATCCCCACCTTCGCCGCTACCCACCAAACCATTCTCAGCCTCGGCGGTAACAGCAACGGTCCTAACAGCCTCCAAAGCAAGTTTGCACATCAAATCGGACCATCTGGAAGAGAACTTTGTACCAATAGAAGTCTTGATCAAAGCAAGCATCTCGGCCTCAGAGGTGATATCGACAGGGATGGAAACGCGCTGAATAGTTTCAAGAGCATCATTGAGGGCGGCTTTGAAAGCTCGAATGATGACAACAGGGTGGATATGGCGTTCAAGAAGGGGTAAAGAGTAGGCAAGGATTTCTCCAGCTATTTAGTCTTAGCATCGAATCACATGCGAATGGCTGCAAGCTTACCAAGAATAATAACACTGGTGGTTCCATCACCAACTTCCTCATCTTGTGTTCTTGACAGCTCGATCATGGACTTCGCAGCTGGGTGAGCAACGTCAATCTCTCTCAAGATTGCATGACCGTCATTTGTCAAGCTAGCAATGTGTCAGTAGAGTTAGATCTTTGAGGGTATAAAGCGGAGCTCACAGGATACCACCCATGGGGTCGAGAATCATCTTCAGCATCGCTTTAGGACCCAAACATGTTCTGATAACATCCGCAACGGTCTTGGATAGGTTAGCATTGCGGCGGCTGAATAACACAAGCGACATACCTTAGCAGCGACAATGTTGGCGGTTTGAGCTTTTCTCCCCGACTGGCGCTCTGGGCCGGTGTCTGTGAACAGTAAGCGGCGGCCGTTGTACAGGCCTATGGACTTACTCATTACAACCATTGGCATTCCTCCTGGCATAGCCATTTTGATAGTCTTGTTGCGGATTTTGGTGCCGTATGGAAACAAATGTAGTTATGGAAGAATCGATGGAAAGAgtggcagaagaagacacGAGAGCGCGTCTGGTGATAGTAATTCCACGTCATTCTTTCCGCCaacatcagcagcagcagcagcagcagtaaTAATTCAAGTTCTCTTGCGGTGAAAAGACTCAAAAACTTGGTTACCTGCGCCTGTCTTCCCTGCACGCTATACGCCCACAATGCACCCCACAGCCCTCGCTCTTAGACGCTCTACCTGGAAGGGTAAGTCCTCCACAACTCGAGCTCCTTTTGACAATCCGCAGGCCCTTTCTTCACCGcattcccttccctctctcacCATCTTAAGAACAATACTCCCATCTTTACGAAATCCCGAGcatccaccatccttcccaaCTTCGTCGGCATCAAGTTCATGGTCTATAATGGCAAAGACTACCTTCCGGTGACCGTCAGCGAAGAGATGGTGGGACACAAGTTGGGAGAGTTTGCACCTACAAGGAGGCCTTGGACTTACAGGTGAGTAAATGACATATACATTGACAGACAGTTCAAACGTTAATGAATGCACAGAAAAACCAAGAACTAGGCGAagtgatggagaagatatGCTTGTACGAAAGATACCCCGCATCATGAAGATACCCTTAATGTCTCCGCCGAATCCTTTAACTATTGACCAAACCATACTGATGCTTTGTCAGGCAACTCTCAGTTCACAAATCGGTACATTATGAGAAAGATTACAAGTAATGATCGGATACAGTAATATTGCTACGAACAAGTCCAATCCCAACTATCCCCGTCCTCACATTCTCCTAAACCTAAACCCCACCATTTCTGCACAACCCTTGCTACAGCCTCTCTTGCGGAAATTGTTTGCgtctccatccttcttctcgtcaaCACGAGTCGGCGTGCACAATATTTTAAAGATTACTCACGTCGAAACCCAACGCTCCATTCCAGCTAGATATTCTACCCCTTCCGTTAGCGTAACCGGGGCGTATCCTGCAGTAGGTTCCATCTTTGGATAGCTATTCCATTCCTTTCTTGTGACCCAGGTCGGTTCTTCTCCAAGAATCTCCCTCAAGAGCCGATCACTTAGCCTTGTGAGTGAAAATATCTTGACGACATACTCGTTCGAGCCTGGGAACGACTCTCCGTGCCACGTGATGGACTGGAATCTTGGAGGCGGCAAGGAGGATGCGTCTGGAGATCGAGGTGGGTGTGCAGAAGTCAAAATCGTATTGGGGATGGTAGATCCCGAAGGTAAACCGAAAAATGAAGGGGCAGGATGCTTCTGGGTTGTAGTGAGATATGTCACGTGTAACCTCACATACGGAGTGGGACTACCTTCGTCAGCTCATTCCCTTAAAAATGCGGAAACAACTCACGGCACAGGTTCTATAAACTCTTTCTCCAAACTTTTCATTCCTTGCGGCCCCCATGGGGCCGCCCAGAACACGTGATCAATCTCTTCACTAGGAAGCTCTGTGTGATTTGTCTTGATTACAAACTTTTTAAGACCGCCTTTTTCTTGAGGAACGATATCCTCCACTGTCGTCCCAAGGTAGAGCTTGGCACCTGCATCAGCCAGCATAGACTGGAATATCTGGTAATTACCACCTTCCACCTGACGTGCACCACCGGTGGCCATGGAAACTCCTGCCGCTAAAGCGTGGATCTTGTCGATGTTCATGGCGTACTGTGAACAGTTCAGCAAATGTTGAAAATCCGATTACCATATTCATGGAGGCTCACATTCACTCTAGTACTTCCCTCCCATACTTCTCCAacccatctctctcccgcACCCACGACTTCTCTCGCCCAGCTTTCTCCACTCCTCGTAGTATATTCTCTTCCTAGTCCCACTGCTTCCGCGAAGTCCTCTACATTGTCAACTACTCCCCTATCGTGGAGCCACAAAGGATCATAAAGCCGCAAGAACTTTTtcagaagagatgagacTGCACGCCGAGTGCGAAAAGGCGAAAGTGGACCGTAGCGGAGTAAAGCACGAGCTGAGGTTacccaagaagatgatgaggaagtgAAAAGGAATTTCCGGCCATCCTTTATCATCCTTCTGTAAGTTACGGCTACCATGTGGGCATGAGACTTCAAAGCTTACCCAGATACCAACTCCTGACTCTCCAAAATCGGGGTCCATTAAGGTCAGATTAAATTCCTTTTGATCAAGTTATTAGCGAAAGCGTTATTCAAATCGGCTATTACGCAGACCAACTTTGACAGCTTTCATAAGATTGAGGTTGGAATCAACAAATATACTGCCGCCAAGTTCTTGAGGGCGGGCCCTGTCATCGTCTTGAGGGTATATCGTCGTAGTCCCTGAGTCAGACGTAAGTATTTGGCGCGACATGAAGGCTATACATACGTCCACCCACGtatccctccttctcgtaGACAATAATGTCACTTATTAATGATGACTCGCCAAGTCCCGCGCGACGTTCAACAACATTGGCAGCTCTTCTCAAGAAGAATGCCGCCGACGATCCGCTAGCTCCAGCGCCTACAATGGCGATTCTTTTTCCGTTTTGGCCTCGTAGTTCTTCCGCATCTACGTCAATTATATATTCGGAAGATCCTGTTTGCTCATTAGGGGAGATAGAGCGATGTGAGGTGAAAGAGGGAGTGAAGTGATAAgtgagagagagagagactGCTAGTagaagaacgaagaaaCCAACACGGAAGCgtgttgaagaggaggtaaGCGATGGAGGGGGCATAATAAGGTAGATCCAACTGTGTTATTCTGGATTGAGATCTATTCTCTTGAATTGAACTCGAAATGCTTGCACCGGCTACTTAAACGATTGAAGTTGTTTTTATTGTGCAAGATCCGTTTAGTCTTCTGCTGATCATGATGATTCTCCGGCGGGCAAAACCGATGACACCAGGATTCTCATGGGTCGTTACGTAAAGACGACAcgttccttctttgccctttGCTTTTGCTCCCGGGCCGTCCTGTCTGCCTCGCGACGGATCATTCGTTGTTCGTTGATACGTCCATGCGGTCCCACGCATGCGGCTTTCCTTCAGTTTGCGTGTCCTTGATCCTTTGTCTGGACGTCCGACCTTCTTTCTGCAAGAGCATGTCCCAGAAGAATATGGAACCATTTTGGTACGTCCTCCATTGGGCGATCGcttccagcttcttctgcatAATCGGCCCTTCCTTCGCCCGACCATATACATACCCGCGAAGGCCTCAATTAGCTCAGCTGAATGTGCTCTAACTATGGTAATGACGCATTCAGATCGTGTTGCTCCTGCTTCTCATCATTGTGACTTGCTCCCAGCAAACTGCATGATGATGCTCTCCTGTCAGCTTGCCGTTTCGCATCTCGCTTAGTGCATATCTCCGCtacctttccttccttatCTCGTTTCTAAACACACAAAAGACTGTACTTGACCATCTTATCCCGCATTCTTTCCTTTGTTGGCCATAAGATTTCGAAAAGGTTTATATGGTGCCACACACAATTTAGCCAGTAGCAGCCCAAATAACGTACACTGCACATCATGTCGCGAAATCCTACCATTAACTTTCCGCTGAATCAAGATGATGTAGGTGACATCGTCCGGGCCTCCTTGGATGAAATCGTAGCTCAACCCGTTGCATCCTACGGAGCTCGCACCACAGCATACCACCAACTACATTCCCTTTTATCGCATACCAGGCTTATGGACCTTCCGGAACTTCAAGAAAGACTTGACAAACTGACGTTCGCTGATGCCGAACTAGTAGCCAGAAGTTTAGGccatgaagaaggagaggatgtaCGGCGCGACTTTCGTGACTGGACCCCTGCCAGAGTATCCGACCATTCAAAGGTGGTTCATCGATGTGCGAACATACTCACTGATCGCTCAAAGCGCCTTGCCCCGATGTATCGTGGCAATGGCCCGCAAGGGCTTATTCACGAATTGGATAGCCAACTCGAGCGATTGCAACAAATGGGCGTGCATCAATGGGATAGGGCAACTTTAGAAAATTTTAATGAACATTTGCAAGTCTACAATGCCGTCCAGTCCAACATCACTGCCAATGCGCTGTTACTTAAAGTGACAGACACCATCTACAACACTCTACACGAGAAACAtcgagaagaagccaagCTTCAAACcgacaagaacaagaaaCGGCCTTGGACGCGGGCTTTGTCCGACTTGCGTCTGGCCAGTGACTTGATGCACATTTCCGCTCGACCACTATCGCCTGACGTGGCATCTGCTATTCAAAAGAGGGTTGACAGTCTTGTCTTGGGAGTTAACGAGGTGAACAGAAACGAGGTGAGGAAGATCTTCATGAAGTCCTTAGCCATTGGTGCGGAATCTAGTGAGGGGTTCTTTAGGGCAAGCAAACTAGAAGATTTGAAGAGTTATCTTgatgagcaagaagaagaattcagcaagctcaaggataCCCTAGAAGACAcgtggaagaagacgattGGCAAAGACTATGACTGGGCGAAAATAAAAGTCTGCCGAGTGTGGGATGAATGTAAGTGCTACGCCGATCAACTATTTTTGCTATGCTGTGTGCTAATACAAGTACTTTTTTTCATTCGAAGCACGAAGTGAGTTCATACCGTGAACGGAGCAAAGTTTCTGACATGTACCAACTGTAGTGCCGCTCTCGAGTTTCGGCATCCGTACATCAACTCTCTACCGTCCCTTGCATCAAGAACTGTCTTGTCACGACGCTATGCAGAAGTGACACCCGaaacctccacctctctcTGCCGCCGAACCAAAGTACCTCCACCTCCGACGACCGCGGCCGATCGTCTAAATTCTCTTAGGGTTCTCGACATCTCTCTTCGCCCTTCGGTTTCTTTCCAGCCATCTCTCTGCCTTCCCGTCTCCCGCGAGCTATCTATACATGCTCTGGTCAGCATGCTCACCACCTCCTCGGGCCCCGTCCAGTACATGAGTCAGCAGTatgagaaagatgagtAAGCAAGGAAAACTAGGAAAAGTATATAAACCGTAGTTTATAGTTTTCATAGTTTTCCTCAGAAAATCAATACTGTTGTCTTCTCTTACCTTGTCCCAGTCCCGTTGcctctttccaccttcCAGACCTTCCAACGTCTAAAAGTCGCATCGGTCAGCCATTAGTCCGGCTCCTGTTCCCTTTCAGGCCTCGGCTATTCTGTCCtcgtccttccttctcgccaCCCTCTTCGATTGAGCGTCGGGCTTTTACGCTGACCGGCGTGACGTCCCTGACATGTCTCCGCAAGAAATCCTGTCACAACTTCCTTCCCAGATTAATTATATTTCTGATGACTTGCCTCTTCAGCCGCAATCGCTAATTGCCCTCAGAAACCTCTTAAATTTCAaggtggatgtggatgatggagtTACTTCATGGCTTTCTACCTGCCTGAGATTAAATCAAGAACCTAGGACCTCCTTGTCACAGATAGAACTCATAAATCAGTATAAAGCAAAAGCTGATAAGGAAACAATCCGCCAAGGTAGAAATATGCGTCGGGAGTTGGACACTATACTTGGGACAAAGGCTATGTATGATGAGTCGATCAAACAAGCGGCAGAGGCCATCGTGGAGGAATCTTTGAAAAACTGCAGACACGTGTACAGTGCTAATTACTCTGCCGATGCGCCCGATACCCTCACAATACAGTCCACCTCCGACCGTTTCGTCGCTCGGACTCTGGCAACGTACCACACCCTTAAAGCTATCCTGTCCGAAAATTGGCCCACAGTTGATATGACTGATCCTAAGGCTGCAAGAGCTTGGAGAAAGGCCGAGATTGATGGAAATAGGCAAAGGGCCAAATCGTACCACAACAAATGGTTAAAGGTGACTCAATCAACATCGAAAGAATCAGAGACTGAGCAACAAAAATCAGTCGGAACAATGGCAATTAGGTCTGAAAGTAAGATTACATTACACTCGCGCACAGAAGCTAGCTAACTGATTTACCGCACCTGTGCAATGGAAAACTCAGCGTCTGATCCTCCAGTCATCACAGAAGCTCTCgaaaagataaagaaaTGGGATTGTGGTATGTCGCCTACTTCCAATCCAAAGTGAAATACTGAGTATACCCTTTAGGTTTTAGCTGGGCCGAcgatgtggaggaggaagagaagcgacaacaagaagaacGACTGTTAAGGGATTCCTTGCAGTCTTCTGAGGCACATTCTTCTGCCAGTACTGAGGGAGGCAGTACGTTATCTCTTGAATCCCACTTCCTTACTCTTATTTAGAGCTAGCAAAGCTCATACGTTGTCTTCAGAAACCCCTTCTTCTACTAGTCAATATTCCGGTTACAGCAGACACAGAAGGCTCCCCAATTCAGGCAGCCAAGACAACAGCCAGGACAACCGTCAATCCGGCAGGCGTTTCGATCCTAGGAACTTGGATTACTGGAGATGATAGAATAGTTAATCTTTTTCAATAGTTTTTGGTTGGGTTTCACGTTGCGCATGCTACGTGAAGCGCCAATGAGCATGTAAATCTAGCGTATGGTGCcattattttttctttgtgGATAATAGGGGATGCATGTCATTTTGTGGGGTCATGTCGGTACAGCTAATTTGGGTTTAACAGCTGTTTAGAAAAGGCACAACAACATTCTCAACTGATAACTGATCATATTAATAGTAATTTCCACGAAAACATGAGAATTCGCCATCATTGacgctcatcatcatccatacCAAGCATTTTTATACGGCCATACGTACCATGGAGGCTATCGAGTTGATTTCatttttcttttgtcttCCCCTGCCTAATCGCTCTTTATCGTACATACAACAAAGTCTTAATCAATCAGCCGCATAAAACTGTTGGAGTTAGCGAGGACGTGTGAGCAGGTGAAGATGTGGTGGGCCGTGGCTGTAGGAAGGGCGAGGTCAGGGGCGCGTGGGGACGTCGCGTTCGTTTGTAAATTCTGTACATCTGTTTCTTggttctttctctcttctttctatGCAACAAACTAATATCACAACAGAAACAGTAAGAGAAAACAAGTTCTAAACCTTGCAACAACTAGGCTTTAGTCCACTGATTACGATTTTTTTATGACAAGAAGAACGTCTCAGCcaactcatcttcctcttccaaatcaTTTATAGCTCCTCGAACGGCCTGTGCTGCAGTCCTATAAACAGTCGGGGCACAAGCTTGGCGAAGACCAGCAATCCGCCGCTGGTGAGTCATATAGGCGTCGTAGGAAGTGGGTGGtgatttggaagaagacgaccGGCGATTAAGTGTCTGCCAGAATTATGTCAGTAATTGGGCATACTACTGATTtcggacaagaaaaaaagtACTTCGGAGAGATTCGTCATACGTCGTCTCCAGCTCTTATCGTTGCCTCTTTTTTCCCTGCTAAAGCCCATTTCTGCCTTCTGAAATTCAGGACTAGCACTCCAATTTCTATTATAGGCTGGTTGTTGTACTTTTCCACCCAAATCGACACGTTCTCCGCCGTCTACCCCTTCCATCATGAGACCAGCTTTGCTGTCCTGGAAGCTAACAGGGCTAACAATaatctcatcttcaaccgATGATACAGTGGGCGAAGTACACATTTCTTCAGTAGTCCATGCCGAAGTTGACAGCGCGGGAGGTGATTGATGGGATCTGCCATCAGATCCTGAGGTCTGAGAAGCCAGAAGATCATTTGCAGCCAGCGAACAAAGTGAGAAATACTGGTCAGGTGAATCGTTTTCTTCAGGCTTGGCCTGTTCGGATGAAGGCCTGatctgctcttcctcgtgGGGCTctgtggatgaagaaacgGCAGGCAAGCTCGTGAGGGCAATTGTAGGTGATGGTGGCAATGGAATAGTGCAAGGGTCCAGCTTAACCTGATCATTTCTGATTTTTGGAGACAAAGAAATAGCAGGCAAGCTTGTAAGGGTAATTGTAGGTGATGGTGGCAATGGAATAGTGCAAGGGTCCAGTTTAACCTGATCTTCTCTGATTTCAGGAGACAGCTCTTCTGACGACTCCTTCAAAACACGTTTCTCATTCTCGCCGCAAATATGGGTCCCATCCCCGACTTGCTGCGTTAAATCGGCAGTTTTCATGTTTTGGGCTGCAGGTTGTCCACCAGTGAGCCTTCGTAGGAAAGCTAGAATTCCAAAACCAGAGGTTGAAACCTTCGTCTTTTGGAGATTAAGTGGTCGGTTCACTATCGGGAAGGCTGAGGGTGCGGAAAGTCTATCGTCGGTGGAACGTGAACATAATGACGACCCAGCAATGGGATAGGAACTCACTGGCCTCCATCTCTACCGCTATCACCTTTATATGAAGGTTCTTTACGTTTCTTCAGATCCTGAATGGAGATCTTCAAGCGCAATCTTGCCTGCTTACCTCGCGACTGGATGTCACTCATGGACGGGACAGTGGCGTCAATAATGCAGAGAGCAGAGTTTTGCATATCGGCTCGAACATCTTTTGGACTCTGCTCACGACCATGATAAGAGTCAGTGTCTTGTCAAATATAAAACATTGTCGTAGCTTGCCATGCTCCAGCGACGTACCATGCTCGTCATCCTGGCCGGTATCGGTATATCTTCTTGATCACCAGCTCGTTGTCGCCTTCCCTGGTCTGAAGGGTGAGTTGGCCACAAGGATTGTATGACATGAATTATATCAATATGCTCACTACTAGTTGCTGCTTGCTATCGTCTGTTGTTAGATCCGCAGACCTCTCTATATCCAAATACTTCAATAATCCCTGATTAGGCGTGTTTTGTGTGTTATGACGAtgggtggaaaggatggggGCGTGATGTTGGGTTAGTTGCCACAAGTAAACAGGCAAATATAATATAATAAAATGATGTTGAATAATGATAGTTCGTAAGTGATGTTTATTCAAGATgatctctcttctcctgttACTCTTGCAGCAACCAAACATCACGACAGGCTGGCCCAGACTTCCATACAATGGGCGTGGATGGGCAATGAGAGATTGATGAACTCGAAACCACCTGTGATCAAAGAGAGTCGAAAGCTTGCTGTTCGTGTCTCATGTTGATACGACGACAAACGCAATTTTGGGCTCTGGCTGTATAAGGTAGCTGTATATGGAATGCGAAGTTGCTGAAAGCGGTCGTAAGTCATGTGTCGTATTCAGAAGTCATAAGCCATAGGGCGCTGGCGTCAAGACGAAGCAAGCGAATTACGGACAATGGAGCGAAGTCAACGAACAACTTCGCAAAAATCGAGCGAAACCAAAAGCCGGAAGCCAGATTTAGCTGAAACCAGGAACTGGAAGCAAGCCGCTTGGCTTCAAGAACAAGAATAACATGGGAGAGAAGTGCACTATTAGGGACGAACGCTAATTGCGAAAATCATCCTCCACCCTGACCCCTTACTACTTTTTTTCCGTATTTCCTTAACACTTTTTGATTTTTGATCCTCATGCTCCATGGATCTACCCTTGCTGAAGGATGCAGGAAAGGTGAAAAAACTGGTAAAGCGCTATACATATTATGTATCATGAATTATGAATCAGGGAATGTGCATGTGCTGCAACGATGGGCCAATGAATGAGCCTAAATAAGGGCTGAGCGCTGTAAGCTCATTGTTTGTTCTCGGCCCAGGAACGACCCGAACCAACTTATAGTTGAAAACTGATTCCAGGTTTCTTAGCTTGGAGGTTCCAGGCTCGAATTTCAGGATCGGAAATCATAAATtaattgaagaggagagaagggaagagaaggaatggTTACGTATACATTGTAGCCACGCAGCACCAAGCCACCAAAGCAACCGAACATAGGTCCGAGGGGGAGCCtaagaagggaaggacgCACGCCAGGGGATGATTTTGTTCTAACCGCCGATCAGAGCCCCTTGACGCGTTGATAACTGGAGTGATTTTTCGTAAAATAGTGGATAATTATGGTTGTATATAAAAATAGAGGATGGGGTAGCTGGCGATCGTAATAGGTGCCATAATGACTGTCGTCGGTTGTCCTCCACGGGTGCGGATTGTAGGTGTATGCATATGTATAGTGTGAAAAGCATGGGTAACGTTACATATCATCGTTATATCTATGTTATTTAAGAGCAATTATGTCCTATGGATGGATGATCGTATGAATTGTTTCACACATGCTGTTATTAAGTTCCCCCACCAAGAAGCCACCATCATTTGTCTCCTCCAATTGATAATTGTAAAAACGTGTTAGGCCCACCTGGCGTTCCTGCGGGCACGCGTTATGAACAGCAACAAAAAATAATGCCAAAAACGCCAGATTCAAGATGGTCATGGGGTCATGACGCGGATTCACATCCTTTCAGCTTCATCTCCTCACGCTCCTTTTCTCTACAGTATATTCCCGTCTTGCAAGCCCACAATATCAACAATGCTTTGCCTCGCACATACGTCCATCGCTGATCAGTGAATGTCTAAACACTATTGGATCATCGAAGCACATTATTCTCTCAACATAAGGAGTGTCGCACTAAATGAGGCCCGTTAGCATCAGTTTAATAGCCTTCACCTTGGCCTGTACTCAGTTTGTTGACGCCCAAACCTCGACAACGGATTCAGCGACATCTAGTTCAACCAATACATTGGTGACAAGTACGGCAGGTGGTCAAACCTCTATATACACGGCCGATTGCTCATATGACCGTAGTGTAAGGTAAGGAAAATGAATGGGCATGAGTGCGCGAGGACTCGTTATGATCTGATCAGCTGACAACATTGCTCAGTGACTATTTATCGTGTGCAGAAAGGAAGATCTCGACTATTACACTAATTGGAGCCGGCATTGGAGTCATTGTTGGGGTCTTCGCCATTGCATTAGGTTGCATTTGGCTCACACGGAAAAACCGACGAAAGGGGCCACCCGACAGTGAtgggaatgatgatgaagaagagtccTCGAAACAGACGATGAAACAGGACATGGAGAAGGGCCAAACACGAAAGCTAGAAAGCATTTCAGATGGTGAGGATATGACACCTGTCAAAttaaaagaagatgatccTCCAGTTATGCAAGAACCGCAAAGGATAAACAAGACAACGTCTAGGATGCTAACTGGCCGAACGGATTCGTCTGCTTCGGAGGGGGGTATCTTGTCAAAGATAGGACCGACCAACAGTAGCAGGATTGGTATGCACTCCCAACATCACAGCCGGCC
This genomic interval carries:
- a CDS encoding T-complex protein 1 subunit gamma, whose protein sequence is MAMPGGMPMVVMNTGPERQSGRKAQTANIVAAKTVADVIRTCLGPKAMLKMILDPMGGILLTNDGHAILREIDVAHPAAKSMIELSRTQDEEVGDGTTSVIILAGEILAYSLPLLERHIHPVVIIRAFKAALNDALETIQRVSIPVDITSEAEMLALIKTSIGTKFSSRWSDLMCKLALEAVRTVAVTAEAENGLVGSGEGGDKVSIKTVDLKRYARVEKVPGGEIEESRVLSGVMINKDVTHPKMRRRIDSPRVILLDCPLEYKKGESQTNIEISKEEDWNRVLQIEEEQIKAMCDKIIEFKPDLVFTEKGVSDLAQHYLLKANITALRRVRKSDNNRIARAVGATIVNRVEDLRESDVGTQCGLFHIEKMGDEYFTFLDQCQNPKACTILLRGPSKDILNEIDRNLADAMSVARNVVFNPILAPGGGATEMAISVALGEKAKLLPGVAGAPYKAIADALEVIPRTLVQNCGGNAIRTLTELRAKHAEGQHLYGVDGETGKVTDMKVYGLLESASVKIQTLKTAIESATLLLRVDDIVSARRPGEEGGAGGGVQTMGEAGPEGMEM
- a CDS encoding small subunit ribosomal protein S19; the protein is MHPTALALRRSTWKGPFFTAFPSLSHHLKNNTPIFTKSRASTILPNFVGIKFMVYNGKDYLPVTVSEEMVGHKLGEFAPTRRPWTYRKTKN
- a CDS encoding prenylcysteine oxidase/farnesylcysteine lyase; the encoded protein is MPPPSLTSSSTRFRVGFFVLLLAVSLSLTYHFTPSFTSHRSISPNEQTGSSEYIIDVDAEELRGQNGKRIAIVGAGASGSSAAFFLRRAANVVERRAGLGESSLISDIIVYEKEGYVGGRTTTIYPQDDDRARPQELGGSIFVDSNLNLMKAVKEFNLTLMDPDFGESGVGIWDGRKFLFTSSSSSWVTSARALLRYGPLSPFRTRRAVSSLLKKFLRLYDPLWLHDRGVVDNVEDFAEAVGLGREYTTRSGESWAREVVGAGERWVGEVWEGSTRVNYAMNIDKIHALAAGVSMATGGARQVEGGNYQIFQSMLADAGAKLYLGTTVEDIVPQEKGGLKKFVIKTNHTELPSEEIDHVFWAAPWGPQGMKSLEKEFIEPVPPTPYVRLHVTYLTTTQKHPAPSFFGLPSGSTIPNTILTSAHPPRSPDASSLPPPRFQSITWHGESFPGSNEYVVKIFSLTRLSDRLLREILGEEPTWVTRKEWNSYPKMEPTAGYAPVTLTEGVEYLAGMERWVSTMETQTISAREAVARVVQKWWGLGLGECEDGDSWDWTCS